The following proteins come from a genomic window of Mariniflexile sp. TRM1-10:
- a CDS encoding RNA polymerase sigma factor, with protein sequence MDFTENITLAKQLNLGNTKAYDFLMDTYYKNLCRYAFTLTHDKGKAEDIVQNVFVKIWVNRKNINSHFIIKNYVYKSVYNQFIDQFRKNKPVIYLEKKYLEALDLVVENDYENLDELTQLVNEEIMNLPPKCREIFILNKKDGLTHIEISEYLNISIKTVEGHMTRAFKVLADKLTPKVDAILFLLYDFKKEMSQLK encoded by the coding sequence TTGGATTTTACTGAAAATATTACGTTAGCAAAACAATTAAATCTAGGCAATACAAAAGCTTACGATTTCTTAATGGATACCTATTATAAAAATTTATGTCGCTATGCTTTTACATTAACTCACGACAAAGGTAAAGCTGAAGATATTGTTCAAAATGTGTTTGTGAAAATTTGGGTAAATAGAAAAAACATTAATTCTCATTTTATTATTAAAAATTACGTTTACAAATCGGTTTACAATCAGTTTATAGATCAATTTAGAAAAAATAAACCCGTAATTTATTTAGAGAAAAAGTATTTAGAAGCTCTTGATTTGGTAGTTGAAAATGATTATGAAAATTTAGATGAATTAACTCAACTGGTAAATGAAGAAATCATGAACTTGCCTCCTAAATGTAGAGAGATTTTTATACTTAATAAAAAAGATGGTTTAACGCATATTGAAATATCTGAATATTTAAACATATCCATAAAAACTGTTGAAGGTCACATGACAAGGGCATTTAAAGTCCTTGCAGATAAATTAACCCCTAAGGTTGATGCTATTCTTTTTTTACTTTATGATTTTAAAAAAGAAATGAGTCAACTTAAATAA
- a CDS encoding FecR family protein: protein MKKSKAHKIIVKFLDKEAASHELNKLNNWLKNKKNQTDFNRFVKAEYLTIASMSDYDLQEAKKNIYKKLEKVKKTHRIAIYKRIAVAASFVLLFTLGLIEINKKEKGVIQTETIEIGSSKAILTLENGNQVSLEKGKSYTNGKVNSNGEELLYVATSQTKDNQDVPSYNCLAIPRGGKFFIRLVDGTKVWLNSESKIKYPTRFIKGETRMVELLYGEAYFEVSPSTKHNGDAFKVITKTQEINVLGTEFNIKAYNNEDEIATTLVNGSVEINNGKIKKTIKPNQQSVINSKNPDLIKILEIDAAQETSWVKGIFSFNEETLEEMMQVLSRWYNVDVVFETAERKSYVFTGVLERTKSINDVLKLIEGTSDDDIEFEINQKIIIIK from the coding sequence ATGAAGAAGTCTAAGGCGCATAAAATAATAGTTAAATTCCTTGATAAGGAAGCAGCGTCACATGAATTAAACAAATTAAATAATTGGTTAAAAAATAAAAAAAACCAAACTGATTTTAATCGTTTTGTAAAGGCAGAATATTTAACAATAGCAAGTATGAGCGATTATGATTTGCAAGAAGCAAAAAAAAATATATACAAAAAACTTGAAAAAGTTAAGAAAACACATAGAATAGCCATTTACAAAAGAATTGCTGTCGCAGCTTCTTTTGTGCTACTATTTACATTGGGTTTAATAGAAATTAATAAAAAGGAAAAAGGTGTTATACAAACTGAAACCATAGAAATTGGTTCCAGCAAAGCCATTCTTACCTTGGAAAATGGCAATCAGGTCAGTCTTGAAAAAGGAAAATCCTATACCAATGGAAAAGTTAATAGTAATGGGGAAGAACTCTTGTATGTTGCAACGTCTCAAACTAAAGACAATCAGGATGTGCCTTCATATAATTGTTTAGCTATTCCAAGAGGTGGGAAATTTTTTATTAGGCTTGTTGATGGCACAAAAGTATGGTTGAATTCTGAGTCTAAAATAAAATATCCAACAAGATTCATTAAAGGAGAAACACGTATGGTTGAACTATTATATGGTGAAGCATATTTTGAAGTGTCTCCAAGTACAAAACATAATGGTGATGCTTTTAAAGTAATTACTAAAACTCAAGAAATTAATGTATTAGGAACGGAATTTAATATAAAGGCTTACAATAACGAAGATGAAATTGCCACGACATTAGTAAATGGCAGTGTTGAAATTAATAATGGAAAGATAAAAAAGACTATAAAACCTAATCAACAATCGGTAATTAATAGTAAAAACCCTGATTTAATAAAAATATTAGAAATAGACGCTGCACAAGAAACCTCATGGGTAAAAGGGATTTTTTCTTTTAATGAAGAAACCTTAGAAGAAATGATGCAGGTTTTATCTCGTTGGTACAATGTTGATGTTGTTTTTGAAACAGCAGAACGAAAAAGTTATGTGTTTACAGGCGTATTGGAACGCACCAAATCCATTAATGATGTTTTAAAACTTATTGAGGGTACAAGCGATGATGATATAGAATTTGAGATTAACCAAAAAATAATTATAATAAAATAA
- a CDS encoding SusC/RagA family TonB-linked outer membrane protein: MKINFIREISYKKDLLLKAIMRTFIFLCCTISFAFGSKEAFSQNTEIIIDSDVTLNVKQLFKLIKEQTDYKFVYRHDLIKKAPELSLKKGVIKAGELLNKFLDPIDFTFEFTKNQTVIVKRKPRGLDSNSKMVPQMQITGNVKDINNMPLPGVNIIVKNTSNGTQTDFDGNFTIRANTGDILVFSYIGMKTTEIIVGSKSTYNIIMEEDAAELEAVVVVGYGTQKKSDVTGALVSVSAEDLTSRPVNNAIEAMQGKAAGVDISSNERPGQVGSITIRGVRSLSASNSPLYVLDGIPLITGGIENINPQDIESIDILKDASATAIYGSRGANGVVIVTTKKGKTGKYTLSYNTLVSTEKIREFAPMFNAGEYIEYRRWAKHYQNPTLVPRGDQPTQANDAAIFTGDETAFDNILKGWASGTWDGSQLTTTDWTDFVTQTGITTQHTLSASGGSEKMKAYGSFGYTDNKGVIKGQSYERYNGNLSIDITPTEWFSFGGNLNTSYSTQEYGQSTAGNNGVSVRGGLYDSAREVFQYTLPYDSDGNRIEFPGGDIAVKTIIDEYKYSQDQRVTLRAFGSFYAQLDFGAFTPALEGLRFRTNFGPDIETYRNGTFLDALSVVRTGSSYASLEKRQRLSYTLDNLLYYNKTIDKHDFGVTLLQSQTQFKEEFSLMSANNIPFPSQKWNALSSSNVSLSNWDSNIIERQLLSYMARLNYGFDEKYLITLSGRYDGASQLAEGNKWAFFPSAALGWRLDKEEFLANSSWINQLKLRLGVGVTGNSAIDPYATKNALSPLFYAIGNTPTAGVQNAITDIDGTDYTLLANNELGWEKTTQYNIGLDFSLLKSRISGGLDIYASKTTDLLLLKAIPTVTGYDATYANVGETKSNGIDLTINTMNVRNDNFQWATDISASYQQNEIVELSNGKEDDINNEWFIGESQDVIYGFASNGIWKESDAAEMALFNANGHTFTPGNARPVDQNGDYKIDNNNDRVVIGSEIPKYIVGLTNTFTYKGLELSIFLYGRLGYTYNTGGEGLVGRYNSRKVNYYTEVNTNSDYQKPIYSAGNGDQYFQTLGYRSGSFMKIRNISLGYNLPENVTSTLGLSRLRFYAQATNPGMLFSKVDWIDLDVRRSSSNRGFAFGMNVEF, translated from the coding sequence ATGAAAATTAATTTTATTAGGGAGATATCCTATAAAAAGGATTTACTCCTAAAAGCTATTATGAGAACATTTATCTTCTTATGTTGTACAATTTCATTCGCCTTTGGGTCTAAAGAGGCATTTTCGCAGAACACTGAAATTATAATCGATTCAGATGTCACCTTAAATGTCAAACAACTATTTAAGCTCATAAAGGAACAAACCGATTACAAGTTTGTTTACCGGCATGATTTAATAAAGAAGGCACCCGAATTATCGTTAAAAAAAGGAGTTATTAAAGCAGGTGAATTATTAAATAAATTTTTAGATCCCATAGATTTCACCTTCGAATTTACTAAAAATCAAACCGTCATTGTAAAAAGAAAACCGCGTGGTTTGGATTCTAATTCCAAAATGGTTCCTCAAATGCAAATTACAGGTAATGTAAAAGATATTAACAACATGCCATTGCCAGGAGTAAATATTATAGTTAAAAACACTAGTAACGGAACTCAAACAGATTTTGATGGTAATTTTACAATCCGAGCTAACACAGGAGATATTTTAGTGTTTTCTTATATTGGAATGAAAACTACTGAAATTATAGTAGGTTCTAAATCTACTTATAATATAATTATGGAAGAAGATGCAGCAGAATTAGAAGCTGTTGTAGTTGTTGGTTATGGAACTCAAAAGAAGTCCGACGTAACTGGAGCGCTTGTTAGCGTAAGTGCTGAAGACTTAACGTCTCGACCTGTTAATAATGCTATTGAGGCTATGCAAGGTAAAGCAGCCGGTGTAGATATTTCTTCAAACGAAAGACCGGGTCAAGTTGGAAGCATTACCATTCGTGGTGTACGTTCTTTATCTGCTTCAAATTCACCTTTATACGTATTAGATGGTATTCCTTTAATTACTGGTGGCATTGAGAATATAAATCCACAGGATATCGAATCAATCGATATTCTTAAAGATGCATCGGCAACTGCCATATACGGCTCTCGTGGTGCTAATGGTGTTGTAATTGTTACCACTAAAAAAGGTAAAACAGGCAAATACACATTAAGCTATAACACATTGGTTTCAACTGAGAAAATTCGTGAATTTGCTCCTATGTTTAATGCTGGTGAATACATAGAATACCGTCGTTGGGCAAAACATTACCAAAACCCAACATTAGTTCCACGAGGCGATCAGCCAACCCAAGCTAATGATGCTGCCATATTCACTGGTGATGAAACCGCTTTTGACAACATTTTAAAAGGATGGGCAAGTGGTACTTGGGATGGATCTCAACTTACAACTACGGACTGGACTGATTTTGTAACGCAAACAGGTATAACCACACAACATACTTTAAGTGCTAGTGGTGGTTCTGAAAAAATGAAAGCCTATGGTTCTTTTGGTTACACAGATAATAAAGGTGTAATAAAAGGACAAAGCTATGAGCGTTACAATGGAAATTTAAGTATTGACATAACTCCTACCGAATGGTTTTCATTTGGGGGTAATCTTAATACCTCTTATAGTACCCAAGAGTATGGTCAATCTACAGCGGGGAATAATGGTGTTTCTGTTCGTGGTGGTTTATACGATAGCGCTCGAGAGGTTTTCCAATATACACTACCATATGATTCTGATGGCAATAGAATAGAATTCCCAGGTGGAGATATTGCTGTAAAAACTATTATTGATGAATATAAGTATTCTCAAGACCAACGTGTAACCCTACGTGCTTTTGGTAGTTTTTATGCACAACTTGATTTTGGAGCTTTCACGCCTGCCTTAGAAGGTCTAAGGTTTAGAACAAATTTTGGTCCAGATATTGAGACATATCGTAACGGAACTTTTCTTGATGCTTTATCTGTTGTTAGAACAGGGTCTAGTTATGCCTCTTTAGAAAAAAGACAGCGTTTATCCTACACTTTAGATAATTTATTGTATTACAACAAAACTATAGATAAACATGATTTTGGTGTAACCTTATTACAGAGTCAAACACAGTTTAAAGAAGAATTTAGTCTCATGAGTGCAAACAATATTCCATTTCCAAGTCAAAAATGGAATGCTTTAAGTTCATCAAATGTTTCTCTAAGTAACTGGGATTCCAATATAATTGAGAGACAATTACTATCCTATATGGCACGTTTAAACTATGGTTTTGATGAAAAATATTTAATAACATTATCAGGGCGTTACGATGGTGCTTCTCAATTAGCTGAAGGCAATAAATGGGCATTTTTTCCAAGTGCTGCTTTAGGATGGCGTTTAGATAAAGAAGAATTTTTGGCTAATTCTAGTTGGATAAACCAATTAAAACTTCGTTTGGGTGTTGGTGTTACTGGTAACTCAGCCATCGATCCATATGCAACAAAGAATGCTTTATCTCCTTTATTCTATGCAATTGGCAATACACCAACTGCTGGTGTGCAAAATGCCATAACGGATATAGACGGAACAGATTATACGCTATTAGCCAATAACGAATTAGGTTGGGAAAAAACCACCCAATACAATATTGGTTTAGATTTTTCATTATTAAAATCGAGAATTTCTGGAGGTCTTGATATTTATGCCTCTAAAACAACTGATTTATTACTTCTAAAGGCAATTCCAACAGTCACTGGGTACGATGCTACTTATGCAAATGTTGGTGAAACAAAAAGCAACGGTATAGACTTAACAATAAACACCATGAATGTAAGAAATGATAATTTTCAATGGGCTACCGATATTAGTGCTTCATATCAGCAAAATGAAATTGTTGAATTGTCGAATGGCAAAGAAGATGATATTAACAATGAGTGGTTTATAGGGGAATCCCAAGATGTAATTTATGGATTTGCATCTAATGGCATTTGGAAAGAATCAGACGCTGCTGAAATGGCTCTATTTAACGCCAATGGCCACACATTTACTCCTGGGAATGCGCGTCCAGTAGATCAAAATGGCGATTATAAAATTGACAATAATAACGACCGAGTTGTTATAGGTAGTGAAATACCTAAATATATCGTTGGTTTAACTAATACGTTTACATATAAAGGTTTAGAATTATCAATATTTTTATATGGTAGGTTAGGCTATACCTATAATACTGGTGGTGAAGGTTTAGTTGGAAGATATAATTCAAGGAAAGTTAATTATTATACAGAAGTTAACACAAATTCCGATTACCAAAAACCAATATATTCAGCAGGTAATGGTGATCAATATTTTCAAACACTAGGCTATAGAAGTGGTTCGTTTATGAAAATTAGAAATATTTCTTTAGGGTACAATCTTCCTGAAAATGTTACAAGTACTTTAGGGCTTTCTAGACTACGTTTTTATGCGCAAGCAACCAATCCAGGCATGCTGTTCTCTAAAGTAGATTGGATTGATTTAGATGTAAGAAGATCTTCGTCTAACAGAGGTTTTGCATTTGGAATGAATGTGGAATTCTAA
- a CDS encoding glycosyl hydrolase — protein MKIKFKHALLFLAFISFFTCKVNDQDKASPWPEQSNVNKPWTRWWWMGSAVDKPNIKSSLIDFHKAGIGGVEITPIYGVKGQEDNFIDYLSPKWVDMLNYTITVADSLDMQVDMVLGTGWPYGGPQVTANNAATKLLVETYEVKKDETFNKEIIAQNDKNKDIAQLLNVLAYGSDSSYVDLTSNLKGNHLEWKATNTNYTIYAVFAGKTGQQVKRAAPGGSGFTLDHYSSEALFTYTEPFNKALKGFEGRLRAIFNDSYEVYGTDFTPLFFGEFESRRGYDLRPYLPQLLDNEDTEIGNRIKSDYRETISDLLLNKFDIPWTNWAHFKNFKTKLQAHGSPGNLIDLYASADIPECETFGSMPYDIPGFRREQEDIREGDADPVMLKFSSSAAHISGKPLTSSETFTWLRDHFKTALSQCKPEVEDLFLNGINHVFLHGSTYSPKQAEWPGWKFYASVNFNPTNTIWEDVPSLFSYIANCQSMLQSGKPDNETLLYWPIYDTWGKNLGGNLFFQFKIHSLDEWLHDTPFYNTTKKLMDNGYGVDFISDNFIAQATFKDGLIMLPGGNYKSLVIPNCEKMPMATLEKLIALKKSGAPIIFEGLPNSVPGFYNYEAKNSKLSQVISENSGLLSLTSNVFKDLETAKVYPETLVKTGLKFIKRAIDGEKIYYIVNHTSQIIDDYIPLAIENKEVIILDPLTKKYGNALVKKETNATLVKLRIEPGQSFILKTENTKSYQNWNYFKASENPIELKGDWQISFEKGGPELPPSAKINTLQSWTTLSPEAEAFSGTALYTLKFNAPNVEADNWKLNLGDVRESAKVWLNGNYIGNLWSVPFSINLGQLKKGENELKVQVTNLAANRIRAKELRGEEWKIFYEINMVDKDYNKFDATKWQPMPSGLLGPISITPLKETE, from the coding sequence ATGAAAATTAAGTTTAAACACGCACTCCTATTTTTAGCCTTTATATCTTTTTTTACCTGTAAAGTGAATGACCAAGACAAAGCATCGCCTTGGCCAGAACAAAGCAATGTAAACAAACCTTGGACACGTTGGTGGTGGATGGGTAGCGCCGTAGATAAACCCAACATTAAATCGAGTTTAATAGATTTTCATAAAGCCGGTATTGGTGGTGTAGAAATAACGCCCATTTATGGTGTAAAAGGACAAGAAGACAATTTTATTGATTACCTATCGCCAAAATGGGTAGATATGCTAAATTACACCATTACAGTGGCCGATAGTTTGGACATGCAAGTTGATATGGTTTTAGGTACAGGCTGGCCTTATGGTGGTCCACAAGTTACTGCTAATAATGCCGCAACAAAATTATTGGTTGAAACTTATGAAGTAAAAAAAGATGAAACTTTCAATAAAGAAATTATTGCACAAAACGATAAAAACAAAGATATCGCACAACTACTAAATGTTTTAGCCTATGGCAGCGACTCATCCTATGTAGATTTAACCTCAAATTTAAAAGGAAACCATTTAGAATGGAAAGCAACAAATACCAATTACACCATTTATGCCGTTTTTGCTGGTAAAACAGGGCAACAGGTTAAACGTGCTGCTCCCGGTGGAAGTGGATTTACCTTAGACCACTATTCATCTGAAGCATTATTCACGTACACCGAACCTTTTAACAAAGCACTTAAAGGTTTTGAAGGTAGATTACGCGCTATTTTTAACGACAGTTACGAAGTGTATGGCACCGATTTTACTCCGCTATTTTTTGGAGAATTTGAATCACGCCGTGGCTATGATTTAAGACCCTATTTACCACAATTATTAGATAATGAAGACACCGAAATTGGTAATAGAATAAAAAGCGATTATAGAGAAACCATATCAGATTTACTATTAAACAAATTTGATATTCCTTGGACAAATTGGGCACATTTTAAAAACTTTAAAACAAAGTTACAAGCACATGGGTCGCCCGGGAATTTAATAGATTTATATGCTTCTGCCGATATTCCAGAATGTGAAACTTTTGGCTCCATGCCTTATGATATCCCAGGGTTTAGACGGGAACAAGAAGATATTAGAGAAGGCGATGCCGATCCTGTTATGTTGAAGTTTTCATCATCGGCAGCACATATTTCGGGCAAACCTTTAACCTCATCAGAAACATTTACTTGGCTACGTGACCATTTTAAAACAGCATTGTCCCAATGCAAACCTGAAGTTGAAGATTTATTTTTAAACGGTATAAACCATGTGTTTTTACATGGCTCTACCTACTCGCCAAAACAAGCCGAATGGCCTGGATGGAAATTCTATGCATCGGTTAACTTTAACCCTACCAATACCATTTGGGAAGATGTGCCTTCACTGTTTTCTTATATAGCGAACTGCCAATCGATGCTTCAATCGGGAAAACCAGACAATGAAACCCTATTGTATTGGCCTATTTATGATACTTGGGGCAAAAACTTAGGAGGAAACTTATTTTTTCAATTTAAAATCCACTCTTTAGATGAATGGTTGCACGATACACCATTTTACAACACAACAAAAAAGTTAATGGACAACGGCTATGGCGTCGATTTTATTTCCGATAATTTTATTGCACAAGCAACTTTTAAAGACGGACTGATTATGCTTCCGGGAGGCAACTACAAATCGTTAGTCATTCCTAATTGCGAAAAAATGCCAATGGCGACTTTAGAAAAGTTAATAGCATTAAAAAAGTCGGGCGCACCTATTATTTTTGAAGGCTTACCAAATTCGGTTCCAGGATTTTATAATTACGAAGCGAAAAACTCAAAATTATCACAAGTAATTTCAGAAAACAGCGGTCTTTTAAGCCTAACTTCAAACGTGTTTAAAGATTTAGAAACGGCAAAGGTTTACCCAGAAACTTTAGTTAAAACAGGGTTGAAATTTATTAAAAGAGCTATTGATGGTGAAAAAATATACTATATAGTTAATCACACATCCCAAATTATAGATGATTATATTCCACTGGCCATAGAAAACAAAGAAGTCATCATTTTAGACCCTTTAACTAAAAAATATGGCAATGCCCTTGTAAAAAAAGAAACCAATGCTACCTTAGTAAAACTTCGTATAGAACCCGGGCAATCGTTTATTCTTAAAACAGAAAACACTAAATCTTATCAAAATTGGAATTATTTTAAAGCCAGCGAAAATCCCATAGAACTAAAAGGTGACTGGCAAATTAGTTTTGAAAAAGGAGGACCGGAATTGCCTCCATCGGCTAAAATAAACACGTTACAATCTTGGACTACTTTAAGCCCTGAGGCAGAAGCTTTCTCAGGCACTGCACTTTACACCTTGAAATTTAATGCGCCAAATGTTGAGGCAGACAATTGGAAATTAAATCTAGGTGATGTTAGGGAAAGTGCTAAAGTTTGGCTTAACGGGAATTATATTGGAAATCTTTGGTCTGTACCTTTCAGCATCAATTTAGGACAACTAAAAAAAGGGGAAAATGAATTAAAAGTACAGGTTACCAATCTTGCTGCCAATAGAATCCGTGCCAAAGAACTTAGAGGTGAAGAATGGAAAATTTTCTATGAAATCAATATGGTAGATAAAGACTATAATAAGTTTGACGCTACAAAATGGCAACCCATGCCTTCTGGTTTACTGGGCCCCATTTCAATAACGCCTTTAAAAGAAACTGAATAA
- a CDS encoding oligogalacturonate lyase family protein: MKPIKTLLLFLILISFSCKGKLTKSDAAKDAKTTSIQIPIMQTSKASSLAKVWIDSTTGHKIEKLVNRAGDNRSFYFHNNPFLKSEDGNSDLMIFSGSTETGNQFFSVNLKTKNIDQITTRKGHKRGEILGKKTRKVFYMIQDSVFATHIDTHKTEFIYKFSNDVIGSVTSLNADETLLGGALITKEENDIFKKNPKKSDYFDKIYEAKLKRSLITIHVNTKEFNKIYSENAWLNHIQFSPTDPDLLMYCHEGPWHKVDRIWNIHIKTKKNELIHKRTVYREIAGHEFFSPDGNTIWFDLQIPRGETFYLAGKHLDTGEETKYALKRDEWSIHFNISPDQKTFAGDGGDEGQVAHAKDGMWLYHFTPKGDSLVSTKLANMKNHDYDLEPNVHFSPDGKQIIFRANFEGSTQIYAVDIEKPSL, from the coding sequence ATGAAACCTATTAAAACCCTCCTACTATTCTTAATTTTGATAAGCTTCTCTTGTAAAGGAAAACTAACCAAATCGGATGCAGCCAAAGACGCTAAAACAACTAGCATTCAAATTCCTATAATGCAAACAAGCAAAGCAAGTTCGTTAGCTAAAGTTTGGATAGATTCTACTACCGGACATAAAATAGAAAAATTGGTAAATAGAGCTGGCGATAACCGTAGTTTTTATTTCCATAACAATCCATTTTTAAAATCGGAAGACGGCAACAGCGATTTAATGATTTTCTCTGGAAGCACAGAAACGGGCAACCAGTTTTTTTCAGTCAATTTAAAAACAAAAAACATAGACCAAATTACCACAAGAAAAGGCCATAAAAGAGGTGAGATTCTTGGCAAAAAAACACGAAAAGTGTTTTATATGATACAAGACAGTGTTTTTGCAACCCATATTGATACCCATAAAACTGAATTCATTTACAAATTCAGTAACGATGTTATTGGTTCTGTCACCAGTTTAAACGCTGATGAAACTTTATTGGGTGGCGCTTTAATAACCAAGGAAGAAAACGATATTTTTAAAAAGAATCCTAAAAAATCGGATTATTTTGACAAAATTTATGAAGCAAAGCTTAAAAGAAGCCTTATCACCATCCATGTGAATACTAAGGAATTTAATAAAATTTATTCTGAAAACGCTTGGTTAAACCACATCCAATTTTCACCAACAGACCCCGATTTATTAATGTATTGCCATGAAGGACCTTGGCATAAAGTAGATCGTATTTGGAACATCCATATAAAAACAAAAAAGAATGAACTAATTCATAAAAGAACCGTTTACAGAGAAATTGCGGGTCATGAATTTTTTAGCCCTGACGGAAACACCATTTGGTTCGACCTTCAAATTCCCAGAGGTGAAACCTTTTATTTAGCAGGAAAACATTTAGATACGGGAGAAGAAACCAAATATGCCTTAAAACGGGACGAATGGTCTATACATTTCAATATATCACCAGATCAAAAAACCTTTGCTGGCGATGGTGGCGATGAAGGTCAGGTGGCCCATGCTAAAGATGGCATGTGGCTTTACCATTTTACACCGAAAGGAGACAGTTTGGTTTCAACTAAATTGGCAAACATGAAAAATCACGATTATGATCTAGAACCAAACGTTCACTTTTCTCCAGATGGAAAACAAATTATTTTTAGAGCCAATTTTGAAGGAAGCACACAAATTTATGCTGTAGACATTGAAAAACCTTCCTTATAA
- a CDS encoding glycoside hydrolase family 28 protein, whose amino-acid sequence MKITKTLLLILIPIIFSCKKEDTHIKIIEIQVEAPFEMPTIKVPDFSNCKQFLITDFGAVQGDKELTSNAISKAIDEANKIGGGIVIIPKGEWLTKKIHLKSHVNLHVNKDAILLFSENPKDYLPAVHTTWEGMECYNYSPLIYAYECKNIAITGEGKLKAKMAIWETWFARPKSHMNSLKRLYYLASYNKPVEERQMVNDSANFRPHFIQFNRSENILLEGVSIENSPFWTIHPYLSKNMLIKNVKVKAHGHNNDGVDPEMSQNILIEDCIFDQGDDAIAVKSGRNQDAWRLNTPSKNIVMRNCTMKNGHQLLAIGSELSGGIENVFVENCNVVDGAKMFHLVFIKTNERRGGYVKNIYVENIKAGSIQNGVLGIETDVLYQWRDLVPTIERKLTPIEHVYLKNIRATKTEYVSKITGQAELPIKNIFLNYVVVDSITSEKHIHDHVVNFSELSKTE is encoded by the coding sequence ATGAAAATAACTAAAACACTGCTACTTATTTTAATCCCCATAATATTTTCATGTAAAAAAGAAGATACTCATATTAAAATAATAGAAATACAAGTTGAAGCACCTTTTGAAATGCCCACTATTAAGGTACCCGACTTTAGCAACTGTAAGCAATTTTTAATTACAGATTTTGGAGCGGTTCAAGGTGACAAAGAACTCACATCTAATGCCATTTCAAAAGCCATTGATGAAGCAAACAAAATTGGCGGTGGCATCGTTATAATTCCTAAGGGCGAATGGCTTACTAAAAAAATTCATTTGAAAAGCCATGTTAATCTACATGTAAACAAAGATGCCATATTGCTTTTTTCTGAAAATCCTAAGGACTATTTACCGGCAGTACACACCACTTGGGAAGGCATGGAATGTTACAACTATTCACCTCTAATATATGCCTATGAGTGTAAAAATATTGCTATTACAGGTGAAGGAAAGCTAAAAGCCAAAATGGCTATTTGGGAAACATGGTTTGCACGCCCAAAATCACATATGAACAGCTTAAAAAGGCTTTACTACTTAGCATCTTATAACAAACCCGTTGAAGAACGTCAAATGGTTAACGATTCTGCTAACTTCCGCCCACACTTTATTCAATTTAACCGCAGTGAAAATATTTTACTTGAAGGTGTTTCTATTGAAAACAGTCCGTTTTGGACCATTCACCCTTACCTTTCTAAAAACATGCTTATTAAAAATGTAAAAGTGAAAGCTCATGGACATAATAATGATGGTGTTGACCCAGAGATGAGTCAAAACATCCTAATTGAAGATTGTATTTTTGATCAAGGAGATGATGCCATTGCCGTAAAATCTGGAAGAAACCAAGATGCCTGGCGATTAAACACCCCTTCAAAAAACATCGTCATGAGAAATTGTACCATGAAAAACGGTCACCAATTATTGGCCATAGGCAGCGAATTATCTGGTGGTATAGAGAATGTGTTTGTTGAAAATTGTAATGTGGTTGATGGTGCTAAAATGTTTCACTTGGTATTTATAAAAACCAATGAGCGTCGTGGCGGCTATGTAAAAAATATATACGTAGAAAATATTAAGGCAGGCAGCATACAAAATGGTGTTCTAGGTATAGAAACCGATGTGCTATACCAATGGCGGGACTTAGTGCCTACTATAGAACGTAAGCTAACCCCCATAGAACATGTTTATTTAAAAAACATAAGGGCTACCAAAACCGAATACGTATCAAAAATCACAGGACAAGCTGAACTTCCTATAAAAAATATTTTTCTAAACTATGTCGTTGTAGATTCCATTACAAGCGAAAAACACATTCATGACCATGTTGTTAATTTTAGTGAGTTATCAAAAACAGAATAA